The following are encoded together in the Flammeovirga agarivorans genome:
- a CDS encoding DUF1987 domain-containing protein: MEKLFIKKKEFVPEVNFDPSKGLLEISGQSYHEYTAEFFDPLFTWVEGYLKESGLTITLNYKMTYFNTASSKSFFRIIEMLQAYEESGKGKAVVNWYYKKDDEDMLETGEDFISDSGWKNIHLIAY; encoded by the coding sequence GTGGAAAAACTATTTATTAAAAAGAAAGAATTTGTTCCTGAGGTAAACTTTGATCCTTCAAAAGGCCTTTTGGAAATCAGTGGTCAATCTTATCACGAGTACACTGCTGAATTTTTTGATCCATTATTTACATGGGTAGAGGGTTATCTTAAGGAAAGTGGTTTAACGATCACTTTAAATTACAAGATGACATATTTTAATACGGCTTCTTCAAAAAGTTTTTTCAGAATTATAGAAATGCTTCAAGCATATGAGGAATCTGGAAAAGGAAAAGCTGTAGTGAATTGGTATTACAAGAAAGACGATGAAGACATGCTAGAAACTGGTGAAGATTTTATCAGCGATTCAGGATGGAAAAATATACATCTGATTGCATATTAA
- the yidC gene encoding membrane protein insertase YidC translates to MDKNQTTGFLLLSALLIAYMFFFQPEQPVENTSVQTEQVEQQAKASQEEKQTTVATVESDSVLQSKFGIFGVMMKGEQKDIVLSNENIEVTFDSKGGRVKNVLLKTYQTYDKKPLNLVNESNYKVEENLPTQFGMIDLNTLYYTAEKSGNNVAMVGRDTEGNEILRRVYTLADQGYVLNYRLELVKAKPYVQGASISYTWHDDMMLVEKDMKTSRQKTTVNYFTKAGDYDYLSMTSTSKEEEAISEPLSWVSAKQKFFNVALITDQQFNAANLIVDMDENDEEIVKSADISFQIPLSNIETANLRYYFGPNDYRVCESVAKGFEDNVYLGWSWTTPLSKYIFIPIFETLEGFGLGYGLIIFIMVVLVKSVLYPLTFNSYKSMAKMRLLKPEMDELKAKYGDDQMKIQQETMSLYQKVGANPLSGCIPMLAQMPFFVALYNFFPNALQLRGQAFLWADDLSSYDSILDLPFSIPAYGDHVSLFTLLWAISMAGYTYFQNQAQVQTNEQMKYISYLSPVFFLFFFNSFAAGLTYYYFVSNCITIVQQLASKRFVNEDKIRKVMDENKKKNANKKAGGFAARLDKAMKEQQKAQQEAKKKGKKED, encoded by the coding sequence ATGGATAAAAATCAAACGACAGGTTTTCTGTTGTTATCAGCTTTACTAATTGCCTATATGTTCTTCTTCCAGCCAGAACAACCTGTGGAGAATACATCGGTACAAACAGAGCAAGTTGAACAGCAGGCAAAAGCCTCTCAAGAAGAAAAACAAACAACAGTTGCAACAGTAGAAAGCGATTCAGTATTACAGTCGAAATTTGGAATTTTTGGCGTAATGATGAAAGGTGAACAAAAAGATATTGTTTTAAGCAACGAAAATATAGAAGTAACTTTTGATAGTAAGGGTGGTAGAGTAAAAAATGTATTATTAAAGACTTACCAAACATACGATAAAAAGCCATTAAACTTAGTCAATGAATCCAACTATAAAGTAGAAGAAAATCTACCAACACAATTTGGTATGATTGACCTTAACACTTTGTATTATACTGCTGAAAAAAGCGGTAATAATGTTGCAATGGTTGGTAGAGATACTGAAGGAAATGAAATCTTAAGAAGAGTATATACTTTAGCTGATCAAGGGTATGTATTAAACTATAGATTAGAGCTAGTGAAAGCGAAGCCTTACGTTCAAGGTGCTTCAATTTCATATACTTGGCATGACGATATGATGCTTGTGGAAAAAGACATGAAGACTTCTCGTCAGAAGACTACAGTCAACTATTTCACAAAAGCAGGTGATTATGATTATTTATCAATGACTTCTACTTCAAAAGAGGAGGAGGCAATTTCAGAACCATTATCATGGGTATCTGCAAAACAAAAGTTCTTTAACGTTGCATTGATCACAGATCAACAATTTAATGCAGCGAACTTAATCGTTGATATGGATGAGAATGATGAAGAGATTGTGAAGTCTGCAGATATCTCGTTCCAAATTCCATTATCAAATATTGAAACAGCTAACCTTAGATACTACTTTGGACCAAACGATTACCGTGTTTGTGAAAGTGTAGCAAAAGGTTTTGAAGATAACGTTTACTTAGGCTGGTCGTGGACTACTCCATTATCTAAGTATATCTTTATTCCAATCTTTGAAACATTAGAAGGATTTGGATTAGGATATGGTCTTATCATCTTTATCATGGTGGTATTGGTAAAATCAGTACTTTATCCGCTTACATTTAACTCTTACAAGTCGATGGCTAAGATGAGACTTCTTAAGCCTGAGATGGATGAGTTAAAAGCAAAGTATGGTGATGACCAAATGAAGATCCAACAAGAGACGATGTCACTTTACCAAAAGGTGGGTGCCAATCCTCTATCTGGATGTATTCCAATGTTAGCTCAAATGCCATTTTTCGTTGCATTATATAATTTCTTCCCTAATGCATTGCAATTAAGAGGGCAGGCGTTCTTATGGGCTGATGATTTATCATCTTATGACTCGATTTTAGATTTACCATTCAGCATTCCAGCGTATGGTGACCACGTATCGTTATTTACTTTATTGTGGGCGATTTCAATGGCAGGGTATACATACTTCCAAAACCAAGCTCAAGTACAGACTAACGAGCAAATGAAGTACATCTCGTACTTATCGCCAGTATTCTTCTTATTCTTCTTCAACAGCTTCGCAGCTGGTTTAACGTATTACTACTTTGTATCTAACTGTATTACAATTGTACAACAGTTAGCTTCGAAGCGTTTCGTAAACGAAGATAAGATCCGTAAAGTTATGGATGAGAATAAGAAAAAGAATGCGAACAAGAAAGCGGGTGGTTTTGCAGCTAGATTAGATAAAGCTATGAAGGAACAGCAAAAGGCTCAACAAGAGGCAAAAAAGAAAGGTAAGAAAGAAGATTAA
- a CDS encoding helix-turn-helix transcriptional regulator yields MKSSKLSFLRYLLIDKCIRNKQKPYPSKMELLERCSEEFGVNSPSTIEKDLQALRYEFDAPIAYSKREDGYYYKNPDYKLLGVSLTSEHMDALNFVETFLVEFKDLPVFGNFSNAVDKVLDGLEITKKFKNDTKENFESFIQLEKSIYSKGSKVFSALINAAKNHQVIDIEYQKFDSLTVDKYTFHPYLIKEYKGLWYITGYADNRQGIRTLAIDRIASVEENKNAVFLHSHQVDFDRDIYFKHCIGVTIKGVPQNIRLRFSNIAANYIKTTPIHDSQKIIYEDESSIEISLKLIDNPELRAIILGWGNQVEVLSPFSLRKKIGEEIKKLALVY; encoded by the coding sequence ATGAAAAGTAGTAAACTATCTTTTTTACGCTATTTATTAATCGATAAATGCATTCGAAATAAGCAAAAACCTTATCCATCAAAGATGGAGTTATTGGAAAGATGTTCTGAAGAATTTGGTGTTAACTCCCCATCTACTATCGAAAAAGATCTACAAGCATTACGTTATGAATTTGATGCTCCTATTGCTTATTCCAAGAGAGAAGATGGTTATTATTATAAAAACCCAGATTATAAACTCCTAGGTGTTAGTCTAACTTCTGAGCACATGGATGCTCTTAATTTTGTTGAGACTTTCTTAGTTGAATTTAAAGATTTACCAGTATTTGGTAATTTTTCAAATGCTGTAGATAAAGTTCTTGATGGATTAGAAATTACCAAGAAGTTTAAAAATGACACCAAGGAAAATTTCGAAAGTTTTATTCAATTAGAGAAATCTATTTATTCAAAAGGCAGCAAAGTATTTTCAGCATTAATTAATGCGGCAAAAAATCATCAGGTGATTGATATTGAATATCAAAAATTTGATAGCCTTACCGTAGATAAATATACCTTTCACCCTTATTTAATTAAAGAGTATAAAGGACTATGGTATATCACAGGTTATGCTGATAATAGACAAGGCATAAGGACTCTAGCTATTGATAGAATTGCATCGGTAGAAGAAAATAAGAATGCTGTCTTTCTACATTCACACCAAGTTGATTTTGATCGAGACATCTACTTCAAACATTGTATCGGGGTCACCATAAAAGGTGTTCCTCAGAACATAAGATTAAGGTTTAGCAATATAGCCGCCAACTATATTAAGACCACGCCTATTCATGATTCTCAAAAAATCATTTACGAAGATGAATCATCTATAGAAATTTCATTGAAGTTGATCGATAACCCTGAACTTAGAGCTATAATTTTAGGTTGGGGAAATCAAGTAGAAGTGTTATCTCCTTTTAGTTTAAGAAAGAAGATTGGTGAAGAAATTAAAAAATTAGCGTTAGTATATTGA
- a CDS encoding potassium channel family protein, producing the protein MIKFILNRKLFDWFQDFRYILLLIAYFLVLWVPIIFQAFGLDQQLTDISLFVLILAIFNFIRKNSVYTKVFSFVSLVIISGRGAAVGTENENISVISWVLMLVYFIFFLRILLIEVWNAKKVNMNTILGAIAGYVQIGVIAFILFKVLDILLNNHAFTTTVSISDLIYFSFVTLTTVGYGDITPASDEVKAFSVIFAMVGQFYMAILMALLVGKYQQEHSKQ; encoded by the coding sequence TTGATAAAATTTATTCTCAATAGAAAATTATTTGATTGGTTTCAAGATTTTAGGTATATCCTTTTATTGATTGCCTATTTTTTAGTACTCTGGGTACCAATCATATTCCAAGCATTTGGTTTAGATCAGCAACTCACTGACATTTCATTATTTGTTCTAATTTTAGCCATCTTTAATTTCATCAGAAAAAATAGTGTATACACAAAAGTGTTTTCTTTTGTTTCATTAGTAATTATTTCTGGAAGAGGTGCTGCAGTTGGCACAGAAAATGAAAATATAAGTGTAATCTCTTGGGTATTGATGTTAGTCTACTTTATTTTCTTCTTAAGAATTCTATTAATTGAAGTATGGAATGCGAAAAAAGTAAACATGAACACCATTCTCGGAGCTATCGCGGGGTATGTTCAGATTGGAGTAATTGCATTTATCTTATTTAAAGTATTAGATATCTTATTAAATAACCATGCTTTTACAACTACTGTAAGTATTTCGGACCTGATCTATTTTAGTTTTGTAACTTTAACTACTGTTGGTTACGGCGACATTACACCAGCCTCTGATGAGGTAAAAGCATTTTCTGTAATATTTGCTATGGTTGGTCAGTTTTATATGGCTATATTAATGGCACTGTTAGTTGGAAAATACCAGCAAGAACATTCAAAACAATAA
- a CDS encoding acyl carrier protein phosphodiesterase, which yields MNYLAHIYLSRHDDEEMFGNFIGDFVKGRDFNYLPKKVARGVQLHRRIDEFTDHHHVTQKMKVKLQPMAGRYALVVVDIFYDHFLAKKWNHFHKNVGLQDFANHFYDLPYWQSSWTPDKAMNIYPFLKQYDWLNAYQHDEGLTKVFGGMERRINFRSPIGNAVNWLKKDYFYYEECFEDFFPQLIDFTSNVKL from the coding sequence TTGAACTACCTTGCACACATATATTTATCCCGTCATGATGACGAAGAAATGTTTGGCAACTTCATTGGCGACTTCGTAAAAGGACGAGACTTTAACTATTTACCCAAAAAAGTAGCTAGAGGAGTTCAATTACACCGTCGAATTGATGAGTTTACTGATCATCATCATGTCACACAAAAAATGAAAGTAAAATTACAACCTATGGCAGGAAGGTATGCTTTAGTCGTTGTTGATATCTTTTATGATCATTTTTTAGCAAAGAAATGGAATCACTTCCATAAGAATGTAGGACTGCAAGATTTCGCTAATCATTTTTACGACCTTCCCTACTGGCAGTCCTCATGGACTCCGGACAAAGCAATGAATATATATCCATTTCTTAAGCAATACGACTGGCTCAATGCTTATCAACACGATGAAGGGTTAACAAAAGTCTTTGGAGGTATGGAAAGAAGAATTAATTTCAGATCTCCTATTGGGAATGCTGTGAATTGGCTAAAAAAAGACTATTTTTATTACGAAGAATGTTTTGAGGACTTTTTCCCTCAACTTATTGATTTCACTTCTAACGTCAAGCTTTGA
- a CDS encoding radical SAM/SPASM domain-containing protein → MKYHLTIKKLWNAFLVYLSFYLSKISRKPIHYGDPISLSIEPTTSCNLRCPECPSGLRSFTRPTGMIEKDTFQKIIRELKDTLIYLTFYFQGEPYLHPKFLEMVKYAHQSNIFTSTSTNAHYLNEKVARDTVNSGLDRLIISLDGTTQEVYEQYRVGGKLEKVLSGVENIVKAKNELNSKTPEVVFQFLVVKPNEHQIEEAKELSKKMNVDKIVFKTAQIYDYKNGSPLIPTNEKYARYKEYSDGKFRFKGKLERNCWRLWNSAVITWDGKVAPCCFDKDAKYVLGSLKNDYIGFKSIWKNTAYLSFRKQLLKGRENIDICKNCTEGIKIFN, encoded by the coding sequence ATGAAGTATCACCTCACTATAAAAAAACTATGGAATGCCTTTTTGGTGTATTTGAGTTTCTATTTATCTAAGATAAGTAGAAAGCCAATACATTATGGAGATCCTATTAGTTTGTCTATTGAACCGACTACTTCTTGTAATTTAAGATGCCCTGAATGTCCAAGTGGATTGCGTTCGTTTACTCGTCCAACAGGAATGATAGAGAAGGATACTTTTCAAAAAATTATAAGAGAACTAAAAGATACTTTAATCTACCTCACTTTTTATTTTCAAGGAGAGCCATACCTACATCCCAAATTTTTAGAGATGGTAAAGTATGCTCATCAGTCCAATATTTTTACCTCAACATCAACCAATGCTCATTATCTTAATGAAAAGGTAGCAAGAGATACGGTGAACTCAGGATTAGATCGTTTGATTATATCATTGGATGGAACCACTCAAGAAGTTTACGAACAATATAGAGTTGGAGGAAAACTTGAAAAAGTATTGAGTGGAGTAGAAAATATAGTGAAGGCCAAGAATGAATTAAACTCAAAAACACCTGAAGTCGTTTTTCAATTTTTGGTGGTGAAACCCAACGAGCATCAAATAGAGGAGGCAAAAGAATTATCCAAAAAGATGAATGTTGATAAAATTGTCTTTAAAACTGCTCAGATATATGATTATAAGAACGGGTCACCTTTAATACCAACAAACGAAAAATATGCTAGGTATAAAGAATATTCCGACGGTAAGTTTCGTTTCAAAGGTAAACTAGAGCGTAATTGTTGGAGATTATGGAACTCTGCAGTAATAACTTGGGATGGCAAAGTAGCTCCATGTTGTTTTGATAAAGATGCTAAATACGTTCTCGGTAGCCTGAAAAATGATTATATTGGCTTTAAGTCAATATGGAAAAATACCGCATACCTATCATTTAGAAAACAACTTCTAAAAGGAAGAGAAAATATAGATATCTGTAAAAACTGTACAGAAGGTATAAAAATATTTAACTAA